The nucleotide window CCCTTCAATTTCAACATCAAAGGTaatttctccctttttttttttgttgtgtaATTGTTTTTTTCTTCATATTTCTTTGTTCCCCCGATCAAAGTTTCCTTTTAAGATCGAGACTTTTTTCCCGATTCGATTCTTTCAATGTATGGCTTGATGGGGAATGGAGGAAAATTTTGAATCTTTTTTACTGTTTCAGGTTTTAGGGTTAATAATAGAAAACCCCTTTTAATTTTATGGGAAATTGACGCTTTAGATATTTGATCTTTCTTTTCCATTGCATTTCTTGACCAAACTTAATGAGCAGAGCGTCTAATCAATTTTAGAACTGAATAGAATTGTGGGTTTTTGGCAAATtgttttcattttgtctcttatcTCTTTCACAGCTTGAactcatattttttaaaataatttatgtgGTTTAGGTTGATTCGGATAATACAAGTACGTGTGTACATATTGAATTAGAGTGTGCAGGTTAAGAAAGTTTGTCTGTGTGAAATGTGAGTTTTATTATTTGATTTCACGTATCATGATGTTTTGGCTGTCTGAGAGACCCTTACAACGTAGAGTTTGGGTAATTTGATTGATTGTTTCATCTTGTGACTTTGGAAATGATGTTGCCGTAGCATTGTACAGATGGGAATTCGGCTAAAGGAACTTTACACTGTGGTAATATTGGCACTTTTATCGAGCCTGCAGGCTGTGTTTGGGATTAGATTTGTGATTGATAGGGAAGAATGCTTCTCTCATGATATTAAATATGAAGGCGATACCGTTCATGTTTCCTTTGTCGTCATCAAGGCTGATTCAACTTGGCATTATACCAATGATGGTGTTGATCTTGTGGTAAGTTTCATCTTTCTTTGTTAGGGGGTCTTATGTTTACTTTGATTTTTGTTGGCAGCATATTAGGAATCATGATAAGCACAAGTGGAGTATGTAAAGTTCATTTTCAAATGTAGGATATAGTTAAAATGTGGAGACTTAGAGCTATATTCAAGAGTCTAAATTCAGCCCAAAATAGCACCAGGCTGAGGCACTAATCCTGGCGAGGGCACCCTGAATAGTGGCTGTTTTGCCAATGTGGATTGCTATTGTGGCTGCTGCATGTAGTGCAATTGGTTGGGTCATGAATCTACATTTTGTGTGAAACTGTGAATGTGATGAGTTGACTTGAGCTCATCCTGACTACGCTTGAGCTTGAGCTCAACATGAAGCCTATTATCTTCTTCCCCCTCCCCTTTTGAAAGGGAATtgttaagtcattttctttttgatAATTGGTCTTTTGGATCACACTCTTAATTGGAGAAGCAACAAAATAGTGACACTTTATTcaattatcaaataatttatatgacaagtaaactaattaaaaaatatagtATTAGTGGTAAAAATAATATTAGTAAAAAGGTATAAAGTGAACATCGAACACTAGATATGCATTATAGGGTATCCTTGGTCTAACGTTTCAgtttaaagttttaaaatttttctatatAATAAGTATAAATTAATATTGGATATTTTAGATATACCAAGTGATTTACATTCAGGTGTAGCTGAGTTTTTAAATGGTTGAGCTTACATTAGCAAAGTCAACACAAATTTTAAATGGATCTCATTTTCTTGATCAAAATTCAACTTAGCTTGAGCTCATATGAAGTTTAGACAGAATTTTCAGGTAAAACAAAGCATTTTTGTGCTTATTCATACTAATTTACAATCCTAGTGCTAGCCATTTCTGCCCCTAGTAATTCTGTGTCACAAGCTTCCATTTCAACTCTCTTTCCACTTCAGCCCCTTTTCTTCCTTTATTGTTGCTATTCACAGTTTTAGAGGCAAAGCATAAGATTTGAGAAACAGCTCATTACCGTTCTGTGTAGTCTGAAAGgcaaaatagatcatcaattatatgtaatctgaaatggaaaattaagttgagaattatatttttttacatGGTTACATTTAACATTTACTACGTTTGAAGTTATTATGTTGGAATAGAAGTAACAATGGTTATCAAGTAGATTTTGAGATTTTTACCCTCTTTTGTTACTATGTTTCACTTTTTAAtcctttgttaaaatttttattttcttgagGTACTTCTACTCACACCTCATCTTCTAATCTTCGAGAGACTGAATGTGTACCTGTTTGAAAGAGAAATTTTCTATGTGGAATTCCAACCTTGTTCCTTAGAATAGATCATTTTAGTGATTGATATATATTGAATGTGCAAATGATCcagaaaatttaaaactttgttCTTCTCATTTTTAGCCAAGTTTATTAATTATATCATCAAGTATACAATGGCCATAATTGATACAATATTTGCGTTGTAGAGGAGATAATTAATATACTTGGTTCCATTAGCCCTTACTGTGTCGTCTATCATTCCAACTAGACATGCATCTTTAACTTTCAACTGTGTTGAAATTGCCAGGTAAAGGGACCTAACGGTGATCAAATTCATGATTTTCGTGACAAGATAAGTGATAAGTTTGAATTTATGGCTCGTCAAAGAGGAGTCCACAGTTTTTGCTTCACTAACAAGTCTCCTTACCACGAAACCATCGATTTTGATGTACATGTTGGCCATTTTTCATACTATGATGAGCATGCGAAAGATGGTCAGCCTTAATTTtttattcttcattttttttttcttttttttccttgagTCCTTGAGAATAGAGGCAGGCTTACTGTGGTTGCCTTGTTTTTTGCAGAGCATTTTAAACCCTTGCTAGATCAGATATGGAAGCTAGAGGAGGCTCTTTACAACATACAATTTGAGCAGCATTGGCTGGAGGCTCAAACTGAACGTCAAGCAATAGGTCTGCTCCAGATCTTTCAAAGCAGTATTTTAATGAGACAAATATCTATTTGCTTTTTCCTTTTTGATGGATTACACGGTActattaacaattcttttctttaATTGCAAGTAGGAAAACTTGACCTTGAACCTAATGAGACCCAGTAGATTCTCTTAGAAATTTTAACTGTTGAGAACTAAGAACTTTATGGCCTTAAAATTTATCTTATTAGGTGAATGTTAATAGTCATATGCACATGAGCTGGGTGGCTTTTCATTGGACATGTTAGTTTTGCATAACTAGGTTAATTTTAGCTAAATGGGATGGTTAAATTCTTAGGCTATTTTAATTTGTTTAACTAGAAATGCATTTGATTAACTTGTTTGGGATTTTAAACTGAAAAGCCAATTCTGACCAATATTTTCCCTGGTCCTATGGCCATCATATATGCATGATTTGCTAAAATGGCAACTTGCAACTGTCAATTGCTTGAATTTTCACAACATTCTCACCCTTCAATTTAGTTGAAAAGAAATGCCACTAACGAATGAGAGAAAGCCCTGGATTGTCAGCATTACATAAGATTCTCTAAGATTATCTTGGCCTAGCATTACATGAAGATTAACCGACTATTCTCTTTGGTGGTTGCTGCAGTAAATGAAGCAATGGGCCGCAGGGCTATTCACAAAGCTTTATATGAATCTGCAGCACTAATTGGTGCTAGCGTTCTGCAAGTTTACCTTCTTCGCCGGCTGTTCGAACGGAAGCTTGGAATGTCCAGAGTTTAAGCACTACTGCAgaatagtcttttttttttttttttttgaaagctaCTGCAGAATAGTTTGTACTATTATGATCAGACTTTTATTTATTTCCTAATTGCTTAGGGGAAAAAGGACACATGGAATTAGAAACCATCCATTTTCAAACATTGCTGTTTACATTATTGAATTACAGAAGACTGGTTTTTCAAAATGGCTTGAGTTGATTTGCTGTCTAACCTGAGCCACTAGCGACGACCTCCAGCCACAAATCCTCTTTCAATTGGCCTGGTCATCCTTGCATTTGCGCGATAGGTCAGTTGCCCCCCGTTTGATGTGGATTATTCAAAGAAAGATGGCTTGTCTTTAAGTCTTTAATAACCTATAGGAGCTTATGTTCGAATTGTCCCAAAAGATGCCTGCAAAACGGTGGCTCAGATGAGGCATCAATTGACCATAGCACGGACAGATGGCTGAGTTGGATCGTGTGTTAGTtcattaatttcttttaaaaatttggtTATAAGTTCTGCAAATTTGATTATATCAATCTAAAACTTTCACTT belongs to Hevea brasiliensis isolate MT/VB/25A 57/8 chromosome 4, ASM3005281v1, whole genome shotgun sequence and includes:
- the LOC110636396 gene encoding transmembrane emp24 domain-containing protein p24beta2 isoform X1; translation: MGIRLKELYTVVILALLSSLQAVFGIRFVIDREECFSHDIKYEGDTVHVSFVVIKADSTWHYTNDGVDLVVKGPNGDQIHDFRDKISDKFEFMARQRGVHSFCFTNKSPYHETIDFDVHVGHFSYYDEHAKDEHFKPLLDQIWKLEEALYNIQFEQHWLEAQTERQAIVNEAMGRRAIHKALYESAALIGASVLQVYLLRRLFERKLGMSRV